Proteins encoded within one genomic window of Kaistia algarum:
- a CDS encoding DNA-packaging protein translates to MTSSLIASLASLPERDRTSLIASLTEAQAEELLWDWRAWARPEQLAPPGDWQTWAYVAGRGSGKTRAGSEWVREKVRSGASRIALIAPTSGDARDVMVEGNSGLMSVCWEHDRDHRGAIVGRPVYEPSKRRVTWANGAIATTFSADEPDRLRGPQHDAGWADELAAWRYGQDAWDMFQFGLRLGQHPQAMVTTTPRPISLVRQILADAVVTRGSTFDNRANLAPSYLQKILARFEGTRLGRQELYAEILDDVPGALWTRAMVDAAHVRTAPEMSRIVISVDPSGTGGEEDDGDSIGIVAAGKGVDGIGYVLADRTCKLSPDGWGRRAVEAYREFGADRIIAERNFGGAMVQHVIRTVDKSVSYKEVTASRGKIARAEPVAALFEQGKVKLVGKVDELEDQLCSMTSEGYIGKGSPDRADAMVWAIAELMLDLNAHDPATWIKAFADG, encoded by the coding sequence GTGACATCCTCGCTGATCGCCTCGCTCGCCTCGCTGCCGGAACGCGATCGGACCAGCCTGATAGCGAGCCTGACGGAAGCGCAGGCTGAAGAGCTTCTTTGGGATTGGCGAGCTTGGGCCCGGCCTGAACAACTCGCGCCACCCGGCGACTGGCAAACCTGGGCCTATGTCGCCGGGCGCGGCTCCGGTAAAACCAGGGCCGGTTCGGAATGGGTTCGGGAAAAGGTCCGCTCCGGTGCGTCCCGCATCGCCTTGATCGCGCCGACGTCCGGCGATGCCCGCGACGTCATGGTCGAGGGCAACAGCGGTCTGATGTCGGTGTGCTGGGAACATGATCGGGACCATCGCGGTGCCATCGTCGGGCGTCCGGTCTATGAGCCGTCCAAGCGCCGCGTGACATGGGCAAATGGCGCCATTGCGACGACGTTTTCGGCGGACGAGCCTGATCGTCTTCGCGGACCGCAGCACGATGCCGGATGGGCCGACGAGCTCGCCGCATGGCGCTACGGGCAAGACGCCTGGGATATGTTTCAGTTCGGCCTTCGCCTTGGTCAGCATCCGCAGGCCATGGTGACGACCACACCTCGACCGATCTCGCTCGTCCGGCAGATCCTGGCCGATGCGGTGGTGACGCGGGGCTCGACGTTCGACAACCGCGCCAATCTGGCGCCGTCCTATCTGCAGAAGATCCTGGCGCGGTTTGAAGGCACCCGTCTCGGTCGCCAAGAGCTCTACGCCGAGATCCTCGACGATGTGCCCGGCGCGCTCTGGACACGGGCCATGGTCGATGCGGCCCACGTCCGCACCGCTCCGGAAATGTCGCGCATCGTGATCAGCGTCGATCCGTCCGGGACGGGAGGCGAGGAAGACGATGGCGATTCGATCGGCATCGTCGCAGCCGGCAAGGGTGTCGATGGTATCGGCTACGTTCTTGCCGACCGAACCTGCAAGCTCTCGCCGGACGGCTGGGGGCGCCGGGCTGTAGAGGCCTACCGGGAATTTGGAGCCGACCGCATCATCGCCGAGCGCAACTTCGGTGGCGCGATGGTCCAGCACGTCATCCGCACCGTGGACAAGTCGGTCTCCTACAAGGAGGTCACGGCGTCGCGGGGCAAGATCGCCCGAGCCGAGCCGGTCGCTGCGTTGTTCGAGCAGGGTAAGGTCAAGCTCGTTGGCAAGGTCGACGAACTGGAGGACCAGCTCTGTTCGATGACATCTGAGGGCTATATCGGCAAGGGCTCGCCAGACCGAGCCGACGCGATGGTTTGGGCGATTGCCGAGCTGATGCTCGATCTCAACGCTCATGATCCGGCGACATGGATAAAGGCGTTCGCCGATGGCTGA
- a CDS encoding DUF1073 domain-containing protein, which translates to MTKKPRLAEAKKPTGDSFQNISARLGIGADNLSSGSSYSLNPITRQRAQLEWMYRGSWLIGNAVDCVAEDMTRAGIDISSAIEPDQISLILKRFERRGIWQALNDTIKWARLYGGAIAVILVEGQDLATPLRMETVARGAFKGLLCLDRWVVVPAIEEVVEEFGPDLGRPAWYDVMISAPALRGQRIHHSRVIRIDGHDLPYWQRVAEYGWGLSIVERIYDRLVAFDSTTQGAAQLVYKAHLRTVSVEGLRDILAAGGPAEAALIKMFEMIRLMQSSEGLTLLDAKDTFEAHSYTFAGLSDLLLQFAQQLSGALQIPLVRLFGQSPAGLNATGDADIRNYYDQISAQQESRMRFGVEKVLELTYRSDIGGEPPEELDFSFNSLWQMSETEKSTIAVGTTAATTQAFEAGIVDRPTAMRELKQSSDVTGIWTNLTDDLITEAENEPPEPGEGVDVAELPALAAALPDDGSVGVEEAAELEASP; encoded by the coding sequence ATGACCAAGAAGCCGCGCCTCGCCGAAGCCAAGAAGCCGACGGGCGATTCGTTTCAGAATATCTCGGCCAGGCTCGGCATCGGCGCTGATAACCTCTCGTCGGGCTCGTCCTATTCGCTGAACCCGATCACGCGCCAGCGCGCGCAACTGGAATGGATGTATCGCGGCTCCTGGCTGATCGGAAATGCGGTCGACTGCGTCGCCGAGGACATGACGCGAGCCGGCATCGATATCTCGTCGGCGATCGAGCCCGACCAGATCAGCCTCATCTTGAAGAGGTTCGAGCGCCGCGGCATCTGGCAGGCACTGAACGACACCATCAAATGGGCGCGCCTCTATGGCGGGGCCATAGCCGTCATCCTGGTCGAGGGGCAGGACCTCGCAACCCCGCTGCGGATGGAGACCGTTGCGCGCGGCGCATTCAAGGGGTTGCTCTGCCTTGACCGATGGGTCGTCGTTCCGGCGATCGAAGAGGTGGTGGAAGAGTTTGGCCCCGATCTCGGCCGGCCAGCCTGGTACGATGTGATGATATCGGCGCCGGCTTTGCGCGGACAGCGGATCCATCACAGCCGCGTCATCAGGATCGATGGGCACGATCTGCCGTATTGGCAGCGTGTCGCCGAATACGGATGGGGCCTGTCGATCGTCGAGCGCATCTACGACCGGCTCGTCGCCTTTGACAGCACGACGCAGGGCGCCGCACAACTCGTCTACAAAGCACATCTTCGGACTGTCTCTGTTGAAGGTCTCCGCGACATCCTGGCCGCGGGTGGCCCCGCCGAAGCGGCGCTGATCAAGATGTTCGAGATGATCCGGCTGATGCAGTCCAGCGAAGGACTGACATTGCTGGATGCCAAGGACACCTTCGAGGCGCACAGCTATACGTTCGCCGGGCTGTCGGATCTGTTGCTGCAGTTCGCACAACAGCTTTCCGGCGCCCTACAGATTCCTCTCGTTCGCCTCTTCGGTCAGTCGCCGGCCGGCCTGAATGCGACCGGCGACGCGGACATCCGAAACTATTACGACCAGATCAGTGCACAGCAGGAAAGCCGGATGCGCTTCGGCGTCGAGAAGGTGCTGGAACTCACCTATCGGTCGGATATCGGCGGTGAGCCGCCGGAGGAATTGGACTTCTCCTTCAACAGCCTCTGGCAGATGTCCGAGACCGAGAAGTCCACGATCGCGGTCGGCACTACGGCGGCCACGACGCAGGCCTTTGAAGCTGGAATCGTAGATCGGCCCACCGCCATGCGTGAACTGAAGCAGTCGTCCGATGTGACCGGCATTTGGACAAATCTCACCGACGATCTGATCACGGAGGCCGAAAACGAGCCCCCGGAGCCGGGCGAGGGCGTTGATGTTGCAGAGCTACCAGCCCTTGCCGCGGCTCTCCCTGACGATGGATCGGTCGGCGTCGAAGAAGCGGCCGAATTGGAAGCGAGCCCATAA
- a CDS encoding phage head morphogenesis protein — protein MISDVSRRDERMWKDASKEIGRLLRAEIGQSEVGRAMRAALDRQTALITSLPTEAADRVRKLTLEGITTGRRATDIADEIMRTGEVTKSRATLIARTEVSRTATELTKARAESIGSTQFIWRTVGDSDVRPTHRVLNGKAFRWDDPPECDPGHHALPGAIWNCRCWAEPIIPED, from the coding sequence ATGATCTCTGACGTCAGTCGTCGTGACGAGCGCATGTGGAAGGATGCATCGAAGGAGATCGGCAGGCTGCTGCGCGCCGAAATCGGCCAGTCGGAAGTCGGCCGCGCGATGAGAGCCGCGCTTGATCGGCAAACGGCCCTGATCACCAGCCTACCGACCGAAGCGGCCGATCGGGTCCGCAAGCTGACCTTGGAAGGGATAACGACGGGCCGCCGCGCCACGGACATCGCGGACGAAATCATGCGAACCGGCGAGGTCACGAAGAGCCGCGCAACCTTGATCGCCCGAACCGAGGTCAGCCGCACGGCGACGGAACTGACGAAGGCGCGTGCTGAATCGATCGGATCGACGCAGTTCATTTGGAGGACGGTCGGCGACAGCGATGTCCGGCCGACGCATCGGGTGCTGAATGGCAAGGCGTTCCGATGGGATGACCCGCCGGAATGTGATCCCGGCCATCATGCCTTGCCCGGCGCGATCTGGAATTGCCGCTGTTGGGCGGAACCGATCATCCCTGAGGACTAG
- a CDS encoding DUF2213 domain-containing protein: MTQATADRSPVLVDGQIGRTRYLTPEGFLFCDGVRIARVGPMLYRHDEVPDIEPSGPGMVTITRDPDVLFSSETLASFNGKPVTNNHPPEFVLPANWRAYSIGTVLDPRRGDGIEADYLIADLLITDKDGIDDVLAGKREVSCGYDGPREQVKPGLGRQTKIVGNHVALVERGRAGPACAIQDQSQEEEPKMAAKKRSPWDRIRTAFKAQDEAALEEELQAAQAEEAGDEPQRIVIEVKQPDPVEAKAEDEGETGKGEFPESLDARLTKIEQSIATLAETVGKLAKPPVADEDPAVTEKDKDKDKPDATMDSATLRDAFADVRAKAEILSPGISLPTFDAKAKPTSTQDAMAGLRLATLKAAYADPKRKPHVEAAFGGKAINFDTLTADAAEVIFNAASAIAAAANKSGRPSVADRTFPQGPMTAAKYDALIKERRASARAGA; this comes from the coding sequence ATGACACAGGCGACCGCTGATCGCTCGCCGGTGCTCGTCGATGGGCAGATCGGCCGCACCCGTTATCTGACGCCGGAAGGCTTCCTGTTCTGCGACGGCGTCCGGATCGCTCGTGTCGGCCCGATGCTCTATCGGCATGACGAGGTGCCGGACATCGAGCCATCCGGTCCCGGCATGGTCACGATCACGCGGGACCCCGACGTTCTATTCTCCAGCGAGACGCTGGCCTCTTTCAACGGCAAGCCGGTGACCAATAACCATCCGCCGGAATTCGTGCTGCCGGCGAACTGGCGCGCCTATTCGATAGGGACCGTGCTCGATCCCCGCCGTGGCGACGGTATCGAGGCCGACTATCTGATCGCCGATCTGCTGATCACTGACAAGGACGGCATCGACGATGTCCTTGCCGGAAAGCGCGAAGTGTCATGCGGCTACGACGGGCCGCGCGAACAGGTGAAGCCTGGACTCGGACGCCAGACCAAGATCGTCGGAAATCATGTCGCCCTTGTCGAGCGTGGTCGCGCCGGCCCGGCATGCGCAATTCAGGATCAATCTCAGGAAGAGGAGCCGAAGATGGCTGCCAAGAAGAGGTCCCCATGGGATCGCATCCGGACGGCCTTCAAGGCCCAGGATGAGGCCGCTCTTGAGGAAGAGCTGCAGGCCGCGCAGGCCGAAGAGGCCGGCGATGAGCCGCAGCGCATCGTGATCGAGGTCAAACAGCCCGATCCCGTTGAGGCCAAGGCTGAAGATGAGGGCGAGACCGGGAAGGGTGAATTCCCTGAATCCCTCGACGCGCGCCTGACCAAGATCGAGCAGTCCATTGCGACGCTCGCGGAGACTGTCGGCAAGCTCGCCAAACCTCCCGTGGCCGACGAGGATCCTGCCGTCACGGAGAAGGACAAGGACAAGGACAAGCCCGACGCCACCATGGATTCGGCCACGCTCCGCGACGCCTTCGCCGATGTCCGCGCCAAGGCGGAAATCCTGTCGCCCGGTATCTCGCTGCCGACCTTCGACGCCAAGGCGAAGCCGACGTCGACACAGGATGCCATGGCGGGCCTGCGCCTCGCCACGCTGAAGGCCGCCTATGCCGATCCGAAGCGGAAGCCGCATGTCGAAGCGGCATTCGGCGGCAAGGCGATCAATTTCGACACCCTGACGGCGGATGCCGCCGAGGTGATCTTCAATGCCGCTTCCGCCATCGCGGCCGCGGCAAACAAGAGCGGACGTCCGTCCGTGGCCGATCGGACGTTCCCGCAGGGTCCGATGACCGCGGCGAAGTATGACGCCCTGATCAAGGAACGTCGCGCCTCGGCGCGCGCCGGCGCCTGA
- a CDS encoding structural cement protein Gp24, with the protein MVAYATRVPAGFAGTVSRTDSLTIEQGIIDSGTPPTAYGAFTKVVAGKIQPLASGDAGTVSNGLAVRPYPAQSTTNGLGAATPPTSGIIDVLRRGYMSVVLKLGTAAKGGQVYAVTTAGGTVVVGDIVTAASPAGGGTGVAITGAFFTGPADANGIVEVAYNI; encoded by the coding sequence ATGGTTGCCTATGCTACGCGGGTGCCGGCGGGTTTCGCCGGTACCGTCTCTCGAACCGACAGCTTGACGATCGAGCAGGGGATCATCGATTCCGGCACGCCCCCGACGGCCTATGGCGCCTTCACGAAGGTCGTTGCCGGCAAGATCCAGCCCCTGGCTTCCGGTGACGCCGGCACGGTCAGCAATGGCCTCGCCGTCCGCCCCTACCCGGCGCAGTCGACCACCAACGGCCTCGGTGCCGCGACGCCGCCGACGTCGGGCATCATCGACGTCCTCCGCCGTGGCTACATGTCGGTTGTCCTGAAGCTGGGCACCGCGGCCAAGGGCGGCCAGGTCTATGCCGTGACGACGGCCGGCGGCACTGTCGTCGTCGGCGACATCGTCACGGCGGCATCGCCGGCTGGCGGCGGCACCGGCGTCGCCATCACTGGCGCGTTCTTCACCGGCCCTGCGGATGCCAACGGCATCGTCGAGGTCGCCTACAACATCTAA
- a CDS encoding DUF2184 domain-containing protein has translation MSFHSRDFVGSTALVPAPYVPRAFTRDAFTTFDQATYDSAGAFLIGELERLDPVIHEPLIATTWTRDIDLRTDVQIGDTSSSYTLSTFGANGGVTPGGVAWAGRDTTTLPRAQLDIGKIVSPLNMWAMEVAYTVPELESARLTGRPIDVQMLAALNRKHQMDADQVAYVGATDIGTTGLLNSANVTNSATVAVGAAGSTTWVNKTPDEIRADVNELLISVWAASGYTSPPTKLLVAPTPFGYISTTVASSAANTTILEFLKANNILTAEKGIPLEIMSVKWLATANLPSASADRMVAYSQRPEFVRFPMVPLQPVAPQYQGIYVKVPYFGSLGVVETVYPETIGYRDGIG, from the coding sequence ATGTCCTTCCATTCTCGCGACTTCGTGGGGTCGACGGCGCTTGTCCCGGCCCCTTATGTTCCCCGCGCCTTCACGCGGGACGCCTTCACCACCTTCGATCAGGCGACGTATGACAGCGCCGGCGCCTTCCTGATCGGCGAGCTCGAGCGCCTCGACCCGGTCATCCACGAGCCGCTGATCGCGACGACGTGGACCCGCGATATCGATCTGCGCACCGACGTCCAGATCGGCGATACCTCGTCGAGCTACACGCTCTCGACCTTCGGCGCCAATGGCGGCGTCACGCCCGGCGGTGTCGCATGGGCCGGTCGCGATACGACGACGCTGCCGCGCGCACAACTCGACATCGGCAAGATCGTCTCGCCGTTGAACATGTGGGCGATGGAAGTCGCCTATACCGTTCCAGAGTTGGAATCGGCACGTCTCACCGGCCGACCGATCGATGTCCAGATGCTGGCGGCGTTGAACCGCAAGCATCAGATGGATGCCGATCAGGTCGCCTATGTCGGCGCCACCGATATCGGCACGACCGGCCTGCTGAATTCGGCCAACGTGACCAATTCGGCCACCGTGGCCGTCGGCGCAGCCGGGTCGACGACCTGGGTCAACAAGACGCCGGACGAGATCCGCGCCGACGTCAATGAGCTGCTGATCTCGGTCTGGGCGGCATCGGGCTACACCAGCCCGCCGACCAAGCTCCTCGTGGCGCCGACCCCGTTCGGATACATCTCGACCACGGTCGCATCGTCGGCGGCCAACACGACCATCCTCGAGTTCCTGAAGGCGAACAACATCCTCACCGCTGAGAAGGGCATCCCGCTCGAGATCATGTCGGTGAAGTGGCTGGCCACGGCGAACCTTCCCAGTGCGTCGGCGGATCGCATGGTTGCCTACAGCCAGCGTCCGGAGTTCGTCCGCTTCCCGATGGTGCCGCTGCAGCCTGTCGCGCCGCAGTATCAGGGCATCTACGTCAAGGTGCCATATTTCGGGTCGCTCGGCGTCGTCGAGACCGTCTACCCGGAAACCATCGGTTACCGCGACGGCATCGGCTGA
- a CDS encoding DUF4054 domain-containing protein, which produces MTATVQTFLAHFPEFADQDVFRTETIQFWLDLAAQMLPADRWGTVLDTGIELYAAHNVALAGPAYRAGQNGGSPGQSSGPVASKTVDKVSVSYDTGAGTLEGAGAWNLTTYGVRFQQLARMFGAGGIQL; this is translated from the coding sequence ATGACTGCGACCGTTCAGACCTTTCTCGCGCATTTCCCCGAATTCGCCGATCAGGACGTCTTTCGCACGGAGACAATCCAGTTCTGGCTCGATCTCGCCGCGCAGATGTTGCCGGCGGATCGGTGGGGAACGGTCCTCGATACCGGCATCGAACTCTATGCCGCGCACAATGTGGCCCTCGCCGGGCCCGCCTATCGGGCCGGACAGAACGGCGGCTCGCCGGGGCAGTCCAGCGGCCCGGTCGCGTCGAAGACGGTCGATAAGGTGTCGGTCTCCTACGATACCGGAGCCGGCACTCTGGAGGGCGCCGGAGCCTGGAACCTGACGACCTATGGCGTCCGTTTTCAACAGCTGGCGCGCATGTTCGGTGCCGGCGGGATCCAGCTGTGA
- a CDS encoding phage virion morphogenesis protein has translation MTVKLTIDRSEDLMKQIKSLTQSRVLVGVPAGETERQDGEPITNAALAYIHDNGAPEANIPARPFMRPGIESAEGSIANKMKAGAVKTLQGDKEAVDQTMMAVGLIAQSSIKSKINEGIPPPLAPNTLADRRRRGRTGEIPLIDTGQLRNSINFVVRKK, from the coding sequence GTGACCGTCAAGCTGACGATCGACCGCAGCGAGGATCTGATGAAGCAGATCAAGAGCCTGACGCAGAGCCGTGTCCTGGTCGGCGTCCCGGCCGGCGAAACCGAGCGACAGGACGGCGAGCCGATCACGAATGCGGCCCTGGCCTACATCCACGACAACGGGGCGCCGGAGGCCAATATCCCGGCGCGACCTTTCATGCGGCCCGGCATCGAATCCGCAGAGGGCTCGATCGCGAACAAGATGAAGGCGGGCGCCGTCAAGACGCTTCAAGGCGACAAGGAAGCCGTCGACCAAACCATGATGGCCGTCGGCCTGATCGCGCAGTCGTCCATCAAGAGCAAGATCAACGAGGGTATCCCGCCACCGCTGGCACCGAACACCCTGGCTGATCGTCGCCGCCGGGGCCGCACCGGGGAAATCCCGCTGATCGACACCGGCCAGCTGCGGAACTCCATCAACTTCGTCGTCCGCAAGAAGTGA
- a CDS encoding phage neck terminator protein produces the protein MSNTSATGGYLVPTGTPPGEDDSLADALQAAVVGITGLDGTLVRPRWQATPPQQPSAATSWAAVGVVLATPDANAYIAHDPTGDGADKMQRHETLEVLVSFYGPQASANAARLRDGLALAQNRDMIRTATTTAGVDIGLSFIACGTVIAVPDLVNQRWLRRCDLPLTFRRRIDRTYPVLNLLSAQGSFEAEPDHSQSWETPT, from the coding sequence ATGAGCAACACCAGCGCGACGGGTGGCTATCTGGTTCCAACCGGGACGCCGCCCGGCGAAGACGATAGCCTCGCCGATGCGTTGCAGGCCGCCGTTGTCGGCATCACCGGTCTCGACGGCACTCTGGTTCGGCCGCGTTGGCAGGCCACCCCGCCACAGCAGCCCAGCGCGGCGACGTCATGGGCGGCCGTTGGCGTCGTTTTGGCGACACCCGATGCCAACGCCTATATCGCGCACGACCCGACGGGCGACGGCGCCGACAAAATGCAGCGCCACGAAACCCTTGAGGTGCTGGTCTCATTCTATGGACCGCAGGCCTCGGCCAATGCGGCCCGGCTCCGCGACGGTCTCGCGCTGGCGCAGAACCGCGACATGATCCGGACGGCGACCACGACGGCAGGGGTCGATATCGGCCTCTCCTTCATCGCCTGCGGCACGGTCATTGCCGTGCCCGATCTCGTCAACCAGCGCTGGCTTCGCCGCTGCGACCTTCCGCTGACCTTCCGCCGCCGGATCGATCGGACCTATCCGGTTCTCAACCTTCTTTCGGCTCAGGGCTCCTTCGAGGCCGAACCCGATCATTCGCAATCCTGGGAGACACCGACATGA
- a CDS encoding DUF3383 domain-containing protein has protein sequence MSAGLSVNDVVNVDIVMSPLATPYRNFGAGLIVGSVNTIDTRERIRSYATIAGVAQDFSSTDPEYLAAVRFFSQSPQPDLLYIGKWAAAATHGTLKGGVLSAAEQVLANWTAITTGSLKITVNGTLKTLTGLDFSAQTNLNGVATVITTALSGATVVWNAVYGRFEVTSPTTGASSTLTYAIAAGSGTDISAQLKLTTGLASAPVDGIAAETLVTALQALANVSGDWYAAIIAAALPSNSDVLAAADYIEASAKKRLLGITVQATTAIDGSSTTDIGYLLKVGAYKRSFVQYSTSDPYAVASFFGRAATVDFEGSNTTLTMKFKTEPGIVAETITETQAAALKAKHINVFVNYDNGAAIIQEGVMSNGYYFDEVHGTDWLENKVQTDVWNLLYTSLTKIPQTDAGTHLIVTTIEAALGQSVTNGLVAPGVWNAAGFGQLAQGDTLTKGFYVYAPPVASQAQADREARKSVPIQCAIKLAGAVHSVDITINVNR, from the coding sequence ATGAGCGCGGGCCTTTCCGTCAACGACGTCGTCAATGTGGACATCGTCATGTCCCCTCTGGCGACGCCGTATCGCAATTTCGGCGCCGGCCTCATCGTCGGTTCGGTCAACACGATCGATACCCGCGAACGGATCCGCAGCTACGCCACCATCGCCGGTGTCGCTCAGGACTTCTCGTCGACCGATCCGGAATATCTCGCAGCGGTGCGGTTCTTCTCCCAGAGCCCGCAGCCGGATCTCCTCTATATCGGCAAATGGGCCGCCGCGGCGACGCATGGCACCCTGAAGGGCGGTGTCCTCTCCGCTGCCGAACAGGTACTCGCCAACTGGACCGCGATCACGACGGGATCGCTCAAGATCACCGTCAACGGCACGCTGAAGACGCTGACCGGCCTCGACTTCTCGGCGCAGACCAATCTGAACGGTGTTGCCACCGTAATCACTACAGCGCTCAGCGGCGCGACCGTCGTCTGGAATGCCGTCTATGGCCGCTTCGAGGTGACGAGCCCGACGACGGGCGCCTCCTCGACCCTGACCTATGCCATCGCGGCGGGCTCCGGCACCGATATCTCGGCGCAGCTCAAGCTCACCACAGGGCTCGCTTCGGCGCCGGTCGACGGCATCGCTGCCGAGACGCTCGTCACCGCCTTGCAGGCGCTCGCCAATGTGTCCGGCGACTGGTATGCCGCCATCATCGCGGCGGCGCTCCCGAGCAACTCCGATGTCCTCGCCGCTGCCGACTATATCGAGGCCAGCGCCAAGAAGCGGCTGCTCGGCATCACGGTCCAGGCCACCACGGCTATCGACGGCTCGTCGACGACCGACATCGGCTATCTGCTGAAAGTCGGTGCCTATAAGCGGTCGTTCGTCCAGTACAGCACCAGCGATCCCTATGCGGTGGCCTCGTTCTTCGGCCGCGCCGCAACTGTCGACTTCGAGGGCTCGAACACGACCCTCACGATGAAGTTCAAGACAGAGCCAGGCATCGTTGCCGAGACGATTACGGAGACGCAGGCCGCCGCGCTCAAGGCAAAGCACATCAACGTTTTCGTCAACTATGACAACGGCGCCGCCATCATCCAGGAAGGGGTGATGTCGAATGGCTACTATTTCGACGAGGTCCACGGCACCGACTGGCTCGAGAACAAGGTCCAGACCGATGTTTGGAACCTGCTCTATACCAGCCTGACGAAGATCCCGCAGACCGACGCCGGCACGCACCTCATCGTCACCACGATCGAGGCGGCGCTCGGCCAGTCCGTCACCAACGGACTCGTCGCTCCCGGCGTCTGGAATGCCGCCGGCTTCGGCCAACTGGCCCAGGGAGACACGCTGACGAAGGGCTTCTACGTCTATGCCCCGCCGGTCGCGTCGCAGGCGCAGGCCGATCGCGAGGCCCGGAAGTCGGTCCCCATTCAATGCGCGATCAAGCTCGCCGGTGCCGTCCATTCCGTCGACATCACCATCAACGTCAACCGGTAA
- a CDS encoding phage protein, with the protein MSGTYSFLDVQAAITGPGGAFTIGGPNAANAEEGITIARGEDKNTMTMGADGSGMHSLHAGRHGTLAIRLLKTSPVNQMLMALYNFQTFSSANHGRNVIVVRNPISGDTTTARGCAFKKVPDLSYAKDGNTHEWSFDAIAIDTILGNGTPAI; encoded by the coding sequence ATGAGCGGTACGTATAGCTTTCTCGACGTCCAGGCCGCCATCACTGGCCCGGGCGGCGCCTTCACGATCGGCGGCCCCAATGCCGCCAACGCCGAAGAGGGCATCACCATCGCCCGCGGTGAGGACAAGAACACGATGACGATGGGCGCCGACGGCTCCGGCATGCACTCGCTGCACGCCGGCCGGCACGGCACCCTTGCCATTCGTCTGCTGAAGACCTCGCCGGTCAACCAGATGCTGATGGCGCTCTACAATTTCCAGACCTTCTCGTCGGCGAACCATGGCCGCAACGTCATCGTGGTCCGCAATCCGATCTCCGGCGACACCACGACGGCGCGGGGCTGTGCCTTCAAGAAGGTGCCGGACCTCTCCTATGCCAAAGACGGAAATACCCATGAATGGTCGTTCGACGCCATCGCGATCGACACCATTCTGGGCAACGGCACCCCGGCGATCTGA
- a CDS encoding phage tail assembly chaperone, protein MAEFEVGGIAYKSRKMDAFQQFHVARKLTPAVAPFMQSLAPMLAAGAGLGDDLVGAMMPLMQAIAAMPAEDCDFVIQSCLAVVDRQQSGGAGWSPVFNRDAKRMMFEDIDMPQMLAITVRVIQDNVGSFSAALRSVSSGAGR, encoded by the coding sequence ATGGCAGAATTCGAAGTCGGCGGCATCGCCTACAAGTCGCGCAAGATGGATGCGTTCCAGCAGTTCCATGTCGCGCGAAAACTGACGCCGGCCGTGGCGCCGTTCATGCAGTCGCTCGCCCCGATGCTCGCCGCCGGGGCCGGCCTCGGCGACGATCTGGTCGGCGCGATGATGCCGCTCATGCAGGCCATTGCGGCGATGCCGGCGGAGGATTGCGACTTCGTCATCCAATCCTGCCTCGCCGTGGTCGATCGGCAGCAGTCCGGCGGCGCAGGCTGGTCTCCTGTCTTCAATCGCGACGCGAAGCGGATGATGTTCGAAGACATCGACATGCCGCAGATGCTGGCGATCACGGTGCGGGTGATCCAGGACAATGTCGGGTCTTTTTCCGCCGCCCTCCGTTCCGTTTCGAGCGGCGCGGGCCGGTAG
- a CDS encoding DUF6889 family protein, producing the protein MRPVLRGLCRYESLKDGSVDLIDLVRMNDAISVESENAARYREATKTDG; encoded by the coding sequence ATGAGGCCGGTTCTGCGTGGCCTCTGTCGCTATGAGAGCCTGAAGGACGGTTCGGTCGATCTCATCGACCTTGTCCGAATGAACGACGCCATCAGCGTCGAGAGCGAGAACGCGGCCCGGTATCGCGAGGCGACGAAAACCGATGGCTGA